In Sphingobacteriaceae bacterium, a single genomic region encodes these proteins:
- a CDS encoding PorP/SprF family type IX secretion system membrane protein, translated as MQLKKIYGIVLTVALVQSYQAQDRHFSQYTEMSSALNPALTGVMYDTRLIGSYRTQWGKVSAAYRTFGVAFEQAIKHKKLKKNYFAMSGSIFRDMAGDAKLGNLNPNLGITAVQKINKQMKVSAGISGGFMYKTIDVNSLRWDRQFNGYEFDETRPSGEAEVPRSAISSYDVGGGINFNYAQSEKFISSKDGNKLNIGAAAYHYNIPNNSFFVTSEKLKTRFVLHASGDINIPRSKNAIMPSVIYMRQGTSSELMIGALFKFILSDQSIRTNIRKPSAFSIGGQYRYKDAIVPTILWQYDKYALGLSYDINVSALTPASKRAGGLEVMLRYNTSPGYGKNLGRSNSKASY; from the coding sequence ATGCAACTGAAAAAAATATACGGAATAGTTTTGACTGTAGCTTTGGTGCAATCATACCAGGCTCAGGACAGACATTTTTCGCAATACACCGAGATGTCGAGTGCATTAAATCCTGCATTAACAGGCGTTATGTATGATACACGCCTCATTGGTTCTTATAGAACACAGTGGGGAAAAGTTTCTGCTGCTTATCGTACTTTTGGAGTAGCATTTGAACAGGCTATTAAGCACAAAAAACTAAAGAAAAATTATTTCGCGATGAGTGGAAGTATTTTCAGAGACATGGCCGGTGATGCTAAATTGGGCAATTTAAATCCAAATTTAGGAATTACCGCTGTTCAAAAAATTAATAAGCAAATGAAAGTGTCGGCCGGAATTTCCGGTGGATTTATGTATAAAACTATTGACGTAAACAGTTTACGTTGGGACCGACAATTTAACGGTTATGAGTTTGATGAAACCCGACCAAGTGGTGAAGCTGAAGTGCCTAGGAGTGCAATATCTTCTTATGACGTTGGTGGAGGTATTAACTTTAATTATGCACAAAGCGAAAAATTTATTAGTTCTAAAGATGGTAACAAACTAAATATCGGGGCTGCAGCGTATCACTACAACATTCCAAATAACTCCTTTTTTGTTACATCAGAAAAATTAAAAACCCGTTTTGTTCTACATGCTTCAGGGGATATAAATATACCTCGCTCTAAAAATGCAATTATGCCCAGCGTTATTTATATGCGTCAGGGAACAAGCTCTGAGTTAATGATTGGCGCATTATTTAAGTTTATTTTGTCTGATCAATCTATTCGCACTAATATCCGTAAACCATCCGCTTTCTCCATTGGAGGCCAGTACCGTTATAAAGATGCAATTGTGCCAACTATTTTATGGCAATACGATAAATACGCATTAGGTTTGTCTTATGATATCAACGTATCTGCATTAACACCGGCTTCAAAAAGAGCGGGAGGATTAGAGGTTATGTTGAGGTACAATACTTCTCCGGGATACGGAAAGAATTTAGGCAGAAGTAACAGTAAAGCCTCCTATTAA
- a CDS encoding methyltransferase: MPNASFVFKQFKVEQDKCAMKVNTDAVLLGAWVIPNGSTNILDIGTGTGVIALMLAQKSNAQILAIDIDKHATEQAHLNVKSSIFKNIIVQHISFQELSETTAYKFDLIVTNPPYFIDSLKSQDENRKIARHNQNLSFTDILSGAKKLLTENGKLCLILPTKEASIFREEAKEKGLYLSKLLRIKTRADNSNEKRHIMLFEFKQTEFSEATLIIEGEKAGTYSEAYKMLTRDYYINF; the protein is encoded by the coding sequence ATGCCCAATGCAAGTTTTGTTTTTAAGCAATTTAAAGTAGAGCAGGATAAATGCGCTATGAAAGTGAATACCGATGCGGTGTTACTTGGTGCCTGGGTAATTCCAAATGGGAGTACAAATATATTGGATATAGGAACCGGAACCGGGGTAATTGCACTTATGCTTGCACAGAAATCCAATGCGCAGATTTTAGCCATTGATATTGACAAGCACGCTACAGAACAAGCCCATTTAAATGTAAAAAGCAGCATTTTTAAAAATATTATTGTACAACACATTTCTTTTCAAGAGTTATCTGAAACTACAGCTTATAAATTCGATTTGATTGTAACAAATCCCCCTTACTTTATCGACTCACTCAAAAGTCAGGATGAGAATAGGAAAATAGCCAGACATAATCAGAATTTATCTTTTACTGATATTTTATCCGGCGCTAAAAAATTACTCACTGAAAACGGAAAACTCTGTTTGATTTTGCCCACCAAAGAAGCTTCAATTTTTAGAGAAGAAGCTAAAGAAAAGGGACTATACCTTTCTAAATTACTACGAATAAAAACGAGAGCTGATAATTCAAACGAAAAGAGACATATTATGTTGTTTGAATTTAAACAAACTGAATTTTCTGAAGCAACATTAATAATTGAAGGCGAAAAAGCCGGAACATACAGCGAAGCGTATAAAATGTTAACCAGAGATTATTACATCAATTTCTAG
- a CDS encoding GNAT family N-acetyltransferase, producing the protein MNIQYKVLKASSVEELQKIIQLRVKILRAPWKQPAETATDEFESNAINAYVLNDLNAVIACGRLQINSEETGQIRFMAVDENYQGLGLGKHILSFLEEEVKKINLKYIELQARENAVSFYEKNGYHIVEKSFLLWGIIQHFKMVKKIN; encoded by the coding sequence ATGAATATCCAATACAAAGTATTAAAAGCTTCATCCGTTGAGGAGCTTCAAAAAATAATTCAACTACGCGTGAAAATTCTACGCGCTCCCTGGAAACAACCTGCCGAAACTGCCACTGACGAATTTGAATCCAATGCAATTAATGCTTACGTATTAAATGATCTAAATGCAGTTATTGCCTGTGGTCGATTGCAAATTAATTCAGAGGAAACCGGGCAAATCCGTTTTATGGCCGTAGATGAAAATTATCAGGGTTTGGGCTTAGGTAAACATATTCTTTCATTTTTAGAAGAAGAAGTTAAAAAAATAAATCTTAAATACATTGAACTGCAAGCTCGTGAAAATGCAGTTTCCTTTTACGAAAAAAACGGATACCATATAGTTGAAAAATCATTTTTACTTTGGGGGATCATTCAACATTTTAAAATGGTAAAAAAAATAAATTAA
- a CDS encoding CoA transferase: MKEIFKNLKIVELASVLAGPSVGYFFSELGAQVIKIENPTNNGDITRSWKLKTEDANDKESAYYWSVNGGKEICWLDLNIPSQIKNFYALIKDADILICNFKKGDAQKLKADYKTLSKINNQLIWANINGFGANSKRTAYDLILQAESGFMSMNGEPGSQPVKMPVALIDVLAGHQMKEAILIALLHRFQTGKGAEIHVSLFQSAIASLVNQATNWLIANHLPKASGSLHPNIAPYGELFETKDKQLITFAIGSNKQFIALCALINYPNLANDRNYSSNQLRVKNRSQLYHILYNYINKIPFKKLFQSCLDKNIPIGKIRDLKEVFELPEAKEMLRNFENKKKKITTVSGIAFKIK, translated from the coding sequence TTGAAAGAAATTTTTAAAAACCTTAAAATTGTAGAACTCGCAAGTGTACTAGCCGGTCCTTCGGTTGGGTATTTTTTTTCGGAATTGGGCGCTCAAGTTATCAAAATTGAAAACCCAACCAACAATGGTGATATTACCAGAAGTTGGAAATTAAAAACAGAAGATGCTAACGATAAAGAAAGTGCATATTATTGGAGCGTAAATGGAGGCAAAGAAATTTGCTGGCTTGATTTAAATATTCCATCTCAGATAAAAAACTTTTACGCTTTAATTAAAGACGCAGATATATTAATTTGTAATTTCAAAAAAGGAGATGCGCAGAAATTAAAAGCAGATTACAAAACGCTTTCCAAAATAAATAACCAATTAATTTGGGCAAACATCAATGGGTTTGGAGCAAACTCCAAAAGAACGGCTTATGACTTAATACTTCAGGCAGAAAGCGGATTTATGTCTATGAATGGAGAACCAGGATCACAACCCGTAAAAATGCCTGTAGCTTTAATTGATGTATTAGCCGGTCATCAAATGAAGGAAGCTATCCTGATAGCCCTTCTTCACCGCTTTCAAACAGGAAAAGGTGCGGAAATTCATGTTTCGCTTTTTCAAAGTGCTATTGCATCATTGGTAAATCAAGCCACCAATTGGCTTATCGCAAATCATTTACCAAAAGCAAGCGGCAGCCTTCACCCTAATATTGCCCCTTACGGCGAGTTATTTGAAACCAAAGACAAACAACTGATAACCTTTGCAATTGGCAGCAACAAACAATTTATAGCGTTATGCGCATTAATTAATTACCCGAACTTGGCCAATGACAGAAATTACTCCAGCAATCAATTAAGAGTAAAAAACAGAAGTCAACTCTATCATATATTATACAATTACATAAATAAAATTCCTTTTAAAAAACTGTTTCAATCTTGTTTAGACAAAAATATTCCCATCGGAAAAATAAGGGATTTGAAGGAAGTTTTTGAATTACCGGAGGCTAAGGAAATGCTCCGGAATTTTGAAAACAAAAAAAAGAAGATAACAACTGTATCCGGAATTGCTTTTAAAATAAAATGA
- a CDS encoding phenylalanine--tRNA ligase subunit beta, whose product MKISYNWLKTLLPVQLSAEEVAALLTDSGLEVESVENYESIPGGLKGLIAGEVLECTKHPDADRLSLTKVDVGNGNPLSIVCGAPNVQAGQKVIVAMVGTKLFPVTGEPFEIKKSKIRGALSEGMLCAEDEIGIGVGHAGIYVLPQDTPVGKPISEYFKIENDSVFEIGLTPNRSDAASHLGVARDLQAILNSKNKDSQIQIIENGYQELPESSNINKIEIEVTNHEDCPRYSGIIISGIEVKESPDWLKTRIKSIGLRTINNIVDITNFVMHELGQPLHAFDLEKIEGKKIIVRRATKGEKFKTLDEIERTLHEEDLMICDAVKPMCIAGVFGGLHSGVSANTNSIFIESAYFNPAAVRKSSKRHGLKTDASFRFERGADPDSTSKALVRAANLILEIAGGTLSMGLKDIYPNILEPFKVAFSYNNCNNLIGKEIDKSIIKSIIQNLGIQIEKEGADGLLLKVPCFKSDVTREADVIEEVLRIYGYNNVESAKNIHYSTGTNTNNETVLFERRVAETLMGCGYHEMMGLSLSSDRNYSNIDHLVKVINPLSSDLNVLRAEMLYGGLEAIAYNINRKSSDLRFFEIGRTYQINPDSEFKYAEQKHIALFLTGEVYPENAYGLKMKTDLSVLKAALQTLFLKCGVNAYKVSESNHECFEYGLDFSLNGKIIAEAGLVKKMICKKSDVNQAVYYAKINWELLLKAFKKRHIEFSEISKFPAVRRDLALLLNSSVKYNSIEEIAFASEKKLLKEVNLFDIYSDAKLGDKKSYALSFVLQDDQATLTDKQIDGVMDKLLKNFKEKLGAELRQ is encoded by the coding sequence CTTATTAACTGATTCAGGTTTAGAGGTTGAGTCGGTAGAGAACTATGAATCTATTCCCGGTGGCCTGAAAGGACTAATTGCCGGAGAGGTTTTGGAATGTACCAAACACCCGGATGCCGACCGATTAAGTTTAACCAAAGTGGATGTTGGTAACGGCAATCCCCTATCAATTGTTTGCGGCGCACCCAATGTTCAAGCCGGACAAAAAGTTATAGTTGCAATGGTTGGTACTAAATTATTTCCCGTAACCGGAGAACCCTTCGAAATCAAAAAGTCCAAAATACGTGGCGCACTTAGCGAAGGCATGTTATGTGCAGAAGACGAAATTGGCATTGGTGTTGGACATGCTGGTATATATGTTTTACCTCAGGATACCCCGGTAGGAAAACCCATTTCCGAATATTTTAAAATAGAAAACGATAGCGTTTTTGAAATAGGATTAACGCCAAACCGAAGTGATGCCGCATCTCATTTAGGCGTTGCCCGCGATTTACAAGCCATACTAAATTCTAAAAATAAGGATTCGCAGATTCAGATTATAGAAAATGGCTATCAGGAATTACCGGAATCCAGTAACATCAATAAAATTGAAATAGAAGTTACCAATCACGAAGATTGTCCACGTTATTCGGGCATTATAATCAGCGGAATTGAAGTGAAAGAAAGTCCTGATTGGTTAAAAACCAGAATAAAATCTATTGGATTAAGAACCATTAATAATATTGTTGATATCACCAATTTTGTGATGCATGAATTAGGTCAACCCTTACATGCTTTTGATTTAGAAAAAATCGAAGGCAAAAAAATTATTGTAAGAAGAGCCACAAAAGGTGAAAAATTTAAAACACTAGATGAAATTGAACGAACATTGCACGAAGAAGATTTAATGATTTGTGATGCTGTAAAACCCATGTGCATTGCCGGTGTTTTCGGCGGTTTGCATAGTGGGGTAAGCGCCAATACAAATTCTATTTTTATAGAAAGCGCTTATTTTAATCCGGCTGCTGTTCGCAAAAGTTCAAAGCGACATGGATTAAAAACCGACGCATCATTTCGTTTTGAACGTGGCGCTGATCCGGATTCTACTTCAAAAGCTTTAGTTCGCGCAGCTAATTTAATTTTAGAAATTGCAGGTGGCACTTTAAGCATGGGATTAAAAGATATTTATCCCAATATTTTAGAACCTTTCAAAGTTGCATTTTCCTATAATAACTGCAATAATTTAATCGGAAAAGAAATTGATAAGAGTATCATCAAATCCATTATTCAAAATTTGGGCATCCAAATTGAAAAAGAAGGTGCCGATGGATTACTTTTAAAAGTTCCCTGTTTTAAAAGTGATGTAACCCGAGAGGCTGATGTTATTGAAGAAGTTTTACGGATTTACGGATATAATAATGTAGAGTCTGCAAAAAACATTCATTACAGCACCGGCACCAATACCAATAATGAAACCGTACTATTTGAACGGAGAGTTGCAGAAACTTTAATGGGTTGTGGCTATCACGAAATGATGGGCTTATCACTCAGTTCTGATCGTAATTATTCAAACATTGATCACTTGGTTAAAGTTATAAATCCGCTTAGTTCAGATTTAAATGTTTTACGTGCAGAAATGCTCTATGGTGGACTCGAAGCGATAGCCTATAATATAAACAGAAAATCCTCTGATCTCCGGTTTTTTGAAATTGGCAGAACTTATCAAATTAACCCCGATTCGGAATTTAAATATGCAGAACAAAAGCACATTGCCTTATTTCTTACCGGAGAGGTATATCCCGAAAATGCTTATGGGTTAAAAATGAAAACCGATCTTTCGGTTTTAAAGGCAGCGCTACAAACTTTATTTTTAAAATGTGGTGTTAACGCATATAAAGTATCAGAAAGCAATCATGAGTGTTTTGAATACGGCTTGGACTTTTCTCTGAATGGAAAAATAATTGCTGAGGCCGGTTTGGTTAAAAAAATGATTTGTAAAAAATCAGATGTAAATCAGGCTGTCTATTATGCGAAAATAAATTGGGAACTATTATTAAAGGCATTTAAAAAACGGCATATCGAATTTAGTGAAATATCTAAATTCCCTGCTGTGCGTCGTGATTTAGCTTTACTACTAAATTCTTCCGTTAAATATAATAGTATTGAAGAAATTGCTTTTGCGTCGGAGAAAAAATTATTAAAAGAAGTGAATCTATTTGACATCTATAGTGACGCTAAGCTTGGAGATAAAAAATCTTATGCTTTGTCATTTGTGTTACAAGACGATCAGGCAACATTAACCGACAAGCAAATAGACGGAGTAATGGATAAATTGCTTAAAAATTTCAAAGAAAAATTAGGCGCTGAATTAAGACAATAA